The Ascochyta rabiei chromosome 10, complete sequence genome has a window encoding:
- a CDS encoding Ribonuclease T(2), which produces MAYIVSLLTAAGSLVGSAVAAASACPASAPLSCQSTGTIQNTCCTEAQGQILQVQFWDSSPATGPANSWTIHGLWPDNCDGTYKSTCDSSRAYTDISCTLKNRGATDILNYMETYWKDYQGNDESFWEHEWSKHGTCYSTLKPSCYTNYQAEDELVDFLNTTITLFKDLPTYQWLSNAGIAPSSSKTYTNAAITSALKAKFGATPILTCTSGELNQIQYAFNTYGSVAHGNFVPVNPTGTSGNCPKTGIKYLPKDISTTPTADEGSCG; this is translated from the exons ATGGCTTATATCGTGTCTCTTCTGACTGCTGCCGGCTCCCTCGTCGGCTCAGCCGTTGCTGCCGCATCGGCATGCCCGGCATCTGCACCGCTCAGCTGCCAGAGCACCGGCACCATCCAGAACACATGCTGCACGGAGGCTCAAGGACAAATCTTGCAGGTCCAGTTCTGGGACTCCAGCCCTGCTACCGGTCCAGCCAATTCTTGGACTATCCACGGCTTGTG GCCGGACAATTGCGATGGCACGTACAAGTCAACGTGCGACAGCTCTAGAGCATACACCGATATCAGCTGCACACTCAAGAACAGAGGGGCTACCGACATCCTCAATTACATGGAGACATATTGGAAAGATTACCAGGGCAACGACGAATCATTTTG GGAGCATGAGTGGAGCAAACATGGAACTTGTTACTCGACGCTGAAACCCAGTTGCTACACCAACTACCAAGCAGAAGACGAACTCGTCGACTTCTTGAACACCACGATTACCTTGTTCAAGGATCTGCCCACCTACCAG TGGCTTTCCAACGCGGGCATTGCCCCCAGCTCTAGCAAAACCTACACCAACGCGGCCATCACCAGCGCCCTTAAGGCCAAGTTTGGTGCCACACCTATTCTGACTTGCACAAGCGGCGAGCTCAATCAGATTCAGTATGCCTTCAATACCTACGGCAGTGTTGCTCATGGAAACTTCGTTCCTGTAAATCCTACTGGGACCTCTGGCAATTGTCCAAAGACAGGTATCAAGTACTTGCCCAAAGATATTAGCACCACTCCTACCGCTGATGAGGGAAGTTGCGGTTGA